Below is a window of Vibrio fortis DNA.
ACGTCTACTAGACGACGAGTTAGGTAACCCGAGTTCGCTGTTTTCAGTGCAGTATCCGCAAGACCCTTACGAGCACCGTGCGTTGAGATAAAGTACTGAAGTACGTTTAGACCTTCTTTAAAGTTCGCAGTGATCGGTGTCTCGATGATTGAGCCATCTGGACGTGCCATCAGACCACGCATACCTGCTAGCTGACGAATCTGAGCTGCAGAACCACGAGCGCCCGAGTCGGCCATCATGTAGATGCTGTTGAACGATTCTTGCTGCTCTTCTTCACCGTCACGGTTAATAACAGTTTCAGAAGATAGGTTATCCATCATCGCTTTCGCAACGCGGTCGTTCGTAGAAGCCCAGATATCGATAACTTTGTTGTAACGCTCACCCGCAGTAACAAGACCAGATTGGAATTGCTCTTGGATTTCGCGAACTTCTTCTTCAGCAGATTCGATCTCATCGTATTTCGCTTGAGGTACAACCATGTCGTTGATACCTACAGAAACACCAGAAAGTGCTGCGTATGCAAAACCTGCGTACATGATTTGGTCAGCAAAGACTACAGTGTCTTTCAGGCCAAGCTTACGATATGCCTCGTTAAGCAGGTTAGAAATCTGTTTCTTACCAAGCTTTTGGTTAACTAGGCTGAACGGTAGGCCCGCTGGAACGATTTGCCATAGCATTGCACGGCCGACAGTTGTATCAACCATCTTCGTTTCAGTTGTGCTGTTACCATCTTCGTCTTTAACAGTCTCAGTGATACGAACTTTAACGCGAGCGTGTAGCTCAGCAGTCTTAGTACGGTATGCCTTCTCAGCCTCTGCAGGGCCAGCAAGGTACATACCTTCGCCTTTCACGTTGATCTTGTCACGAGTCATGTAGTAAAGACCCAATACAACGTCCTGAGAAGGTACGATGATCGGATCACCTGACGCTGGCGACAGAATGTTGTTTGTCGACATCATCAGTGTACGTGCTTCAAGCTGTGCTTCTAGAGTTAGAGGCACGTGTACCGCCATTTGGTCACCATCGAAGTCGGCGTTGTATGCCGCACACACTAGTGGGTGAAGCTGGATCGCTTTACCTTCGATTAGTACTGGTTCAAACGCTTGGATACCTAGACGGTGAAGTGTAGGTGCACGGTTAAGCAGTACTGGGTGTTCGCGGATTACTTCGTCTAGGATATCCCAAACGATAGCTTCTTCGCGCTCTACCATCTTCTTAGCAGCTTTGATTGTCGTAGCCATGCCACGAGTCTCTAGCTTGCTGTAGATGAACGGCTTAAATAGCTCAAGTGCCATCTTCTTAGGAAGACCACACTGATGTAGACGAAGGTATGGACCTACTGTGATTACAGAACGGCCAGAGTAGTCTACACGTTTACCTAGAAGGTTCTGACGGAAACGACCTTGTTTACCCTTGATCATATCAGCAAGAGATTTCAGAGGACGCTTGTTAGAACCAGTGATCGCACGACCGCGACGACCGTTATCTAGAAGGGCATCAACAGACTCTTGCAGCATACGCTTTTCGTTACGTACGATGATGTCTGGAGCCGCTAGCTCTAGAAGACGCTTCAAACGGTTGTTACGGTTGATCACACGACGGTAAAGGTCGTTCAGATCTGAAGTCGCAAAACGACCGCCATCTAGAGGTACTAGAGGACGTAGATCTGGCGGAAGAACCGGAAGTACAGTCAGAATCATCCATTGCGGATCGTTACCCGATGCAATGAACGCTTCAACTAGCTTCAGGCGCTTAGTGATCTTCTTACGCTTAGTTTCAGAGTTAGTTGTTTCCAACTCTTCGCGCATTTCTTCCACTTCTTGATGAAGGTCCATTGTTGCAAGCAGATCTTTGATCGCTTCTGCACCCATCTTAGCAGTGAATTCATCACCCCACTCTTCTAGACGATCCAGATACTCTTCTTCAGTAAGCATCTGAGATTTTTCTAGATCAGTCATACCTGGTTCAGTTACTACGTACATTTCGAAGTAAAGAACACGTTCGATATCACGTAGAGGGATATCCATTAGTAGACCGATACGAGACGGTAGCGATTTTAGGAACCAGATGTGAGCAACTGGTGAAGCAAGCTCGATGTGGCCCATACGGTCACGACGAACTTTAGTTTGTGTAACTTCTACGCCACACTTCTCACAGATAACACCACGGTGTTTCAGACGCTTGTATTTGCCACAAAGACATTCGTAGTCTTTAACTGGACCAAAGATACGCGCACAGAACAGACCATCGCGCTCAGGTTTGAACGTACGATAGTTGATCGTCTCAGGTTTTTTAACTTCACCGAAAGACCATGAACGGATCATGTCTGGTGAAGATAGACCGATTTTGATTGCATCAAATTCTTCGGTCTTATGCTGCGCTTTTAGAAAGTTTAATAAGTCTTTCACAATCAGCTCCTGTAAGGAGTTAAAAGGAGCTCACCCGCAAAAGTGAGCACCTTCTACCAATAATCCCGTGGGGATTACTCTTCGTCTTCTAGCTCGATGTTAATACCTAGCGAGCGGATCTCTTTCAACAATACGTTGAACGATTCTGGCATGCCAGGTTCCATGCTATGGTTGCCATCTACGATGTTCTTATACATCTTAGTACGGCCGTTAACGTCATCCGACTTAACTGTTAGCATTTCTTGAAGCGTGTAAGCAGCACCGTATGCTTCTAGTGCCCATACTTCCATCTCACCGAAACGCTGACCACCGAACTGAGCTTTACCACCAAGTGGTTGCTGAGTTACTAGGCTGTAAGAACCAGTTGAACGAGCGTGCATCTTGTCATCAACAAGGTGGTTTAGTTTCAGCATGTACATGTAACCAACAGTTACAGGACGCTCAAACGCATCACCAGTACGACCATCAAACAGAGTTAGCTGACCAGATTCTGGTAGGTCACCCAGTTTAAGTAGTTCTTTGATTAACGCTTCAGAAGCACCGTCGAACACAGGAGTAGCAATCGGTAGACCGCCACGTAGGTTCTTGATCAGAGTACGAACTTGATCATCAGACAGTTCAGCAATGTCGACTTTCTGACGAGTATCACCAAGATCGTAAACCTTCTGTAGGAACTCACGGAACTTGTGCAGTTCTTGTTGTTCCTTAACCATTTGGTTGATCTTGTCACCGATACCTTTCGCAGCCAGACCTAAGTGTACTTCTAGGATCTGACCGATGTTCATACGCGATGGTACACCCAGTGGGTTTAGTACGATGTCGACAGGTTGACCTTTCTCATCGTATGGCATGTCTTCAACAGGGTTAATCTTAGAGATTACACCTTTGTTACCGTGACGACCCGCCATCTTATCACCAGGCTGGATGCGACGTTTAACTGCTAGGTAAACCTTAACAATCTTCAGTACGCCAGGCGCTAGATCATCACCTTGAGTGATCTTACGACGCTTAGTTTCAAACTTCTTATCGAAGTCAGCTTTTAGCTCATCCCACTGCTCAGCAAGTTGCTCAAGCTGTGATTGTAGCGCGTCGTCTTCTAGTGCTTGCTCTAGCCACTTCTTGCGGCCGATTGCATCAAGCTTAGCTTCAGAGTAACCACCAGACAGAAGAACAGCTTTAACACGGTTAAGAAGGCCACCCTCAAGAATTTGGAACTCTTCAGTTAGGTCTTTCTTAGCTTCTTTCAGCTGCATCTGTTCGATTTCAAGTGCACGCTTGTCTTTCTCTACGCCATCGCGAGTGAAGACTTGTACATCGATGATCGTACCTGAAACAGAGTTTGGTACACGTAGAGAAGTATCTTTAACATCAGATGCTTTCTCACCGAAGATCGCACGTAGTAGCTTCTCTTCAGGAGTCAGTTGAGTTTCACCTTTAGGTGTTACTTTACCAACTAGGATGTCGCCACCCTTAACTTCAGCACCAATGTAAACGATACCTGACTCGTCTAGTTTAGACAGAGCAGACTCACCTACGTTTGGAATATCAGCTGTGATCTCTTCAGAGCCCAGCTTAGTATCACGAGCCACACAAGATAGTTCTTGGATGTGGATAGTCGTGAAACGGTCTTCTTGAACTACGCGCTCAGATACTAAGATCGAGTCTTCGAAGTTGTAGCCGTTCCAAGGCATGAATGCGATACGCATGTTTTGACCAAGAGCTAGCTCACCAAGGTCTGTTGAAGGACCGTCAGCTAGTACGTCGCCACGTGATACAGGTTCACCTGGAAGCACAGTAGGACGTTGGTTAATACATGTGTTTTGGTTAGAACGCGTGTACTTAGTTAGGTTGTAGATGTCGATACCAGCTTCGCCAGGTACTAGCTCATCTTCGTTAACCTTAACTACGATACGAGAAGCGTCTACAGACTGAATCATACCACCACGTTTAGCTACGGCTGTTACACCAGAGTCTACTGCGATGTTACGTTCGATACCTGTACCAACTAGAGGCTTATCAGCTTTTAGAGTTGGAACTGCTTGACGTTGCATGTTCGCACCCATCAATGCACGGTTCGCATCATCGTGTTCTAGGAACGGGATAAGCGATGCAGCGATAGATACTACTTGGTTTGTCGCAACGTCCATGTAGTCAACGTGGTCGCGTGGGTGAAGACCAGATTCACCTTTTTGACGAGCAGTGATTAGCTCATCAGCGAACGTACCTTCTTCAGTAAGAACGGTGTTCGCCTGCGCGATTACAAATTGACCTTCCTGGATTGCAGATAGGTAATCTACTTCGTCTGTTACAACACCATCTACTACGCGACGGTACGGAGTCTCTAGGAAACCGTAGTCGTTACAACGCGCGAATGCAGATAGCGAGTTAATTAGACCGATGTTTGGACCTTCAGGCGTTTCGATCGGACATAGACGACCGTAGTGAGTTACGTGTACGTCACGTACTTCGAAGCCTGCGCGTTCACGAGTTAGACCACCTGGACCTAAAGCAGAAATACGACGCTTGTGCGTTACTTCTGACAATGGGTTGTTTTGGTCCATGAACTGCGAAAGCTGTGAAGAGCCAAAGAATTCTTTAACAGCAGCAGAAATAGGCTTAGCGTTGATTAGGTCTTGAGGCATGATTGCATCAAGATCACCAAGGCTTAGGCGCTCTTTAACAGCACGTTCTACACGAACTAGACCAACACGGAATTGGTTCTCTGCCATTTCACCTACTGAACGGATACGACGGTTACCTAGGTGGTCGATATCATCAACTTCACCTTTACCGTTACGGATAGCGATCAGTTTCTTCATCACTTCGATGATGTCTGATTCGTCTAGCGTACCGCGCTCTTCTTCTTCTTCACGCTCGATAGAGCTGTTGAACTTCATACGGCCTACAGTTGATAGGTCGTAGCGTTCTTCAGAGAAGAATAGGCTTTCGAATAGAGCTTCTGCAGCTTCTTTTGTTGGTGGCTCGCCAGGGCGCATCATGCGGTAGATTTCTACAAGCGCAGAGATGCGATCTACAGTGCTGTCTGCACGTAGAGTGTCTGACATGAATGGACCATGGTCTAGGTCATTCGTGAACAGTACTTCTAGAGCTTTGTGACCTGCTTGAGATAGGTTAGCAAGTGCCTCTAGGCTGATCTCTTGGTTAGCACCAACAATGATCTCGCCAGTTGCTTCGTTGATGTAATCTTTCGATGCAACTTTACCAACGATGTACTCTACTGGTACTTCGATGTGTTCAACGCCATCTTTCTCAAGTTGACGGATGTGACGAGCAGTAACACGACGACCAGTTTCAACGTAAACTTTACCGTCTGCTTCGATATCGAATGACGCAGTTTCACCACGTAGACGATCTGGAACCAACTCCATTAGTAGAGTTTGGTCTTTCACTTCGAAGTTCACTTTCTCGAAGAATAGATCTAGGATCTCTTCTGTCGATTTACCTAGTGCACGAAGGATGATCGAAGCTGGTAGCTTACGACGACGGTCGATACGTACGAATAAGTTGTCCTTAGGATCGAACTCAAAGTCTAACCATGAGCCACGGTAAGGAATTACACGTGCGTTATAAAGAACTTTACCTGATGAGTGGGTTTTACCCTTATCACTGTCGAAGAACACGCCTGGGCTTCGGTGCAGCTGGGATACGATAACCCTCTCGGTACCATTGATTACGAAAGTACCATTGTCTGTCATAAGCGGAATTTCGCCCATGTAGACTTCTTGTTCTTTAATGTCTTTTACAGTACCTGCTGGCGCATCTTTATCAAAGATAACTAGACGTAGTTTAACGCGTAGTGGCTTTGAGTAAGTTACACCGCGGATTTGACATTCTTTAACGTCAAAAACTGGCTCACCAAGACGGTAGCTAACGTATTGCAGCTCAGAATTGCCGTTGTAGCTCTGAATTGGGAATACAGAACGAAAAGCAGCCTCAAGACCGTATTGACCTTCAGGATCCTGTTCGATGAATTTGTCGAAAGAATCAAGCTGGATCGATAACAGGTATGGAATGTCCAAAACTTGTGGACGAGTACCAAAGTCCTTACGGATGCGCTTTTTCTCGGTATAAGAGTAAACCATGGGGTTCCTCAGCTCGCTGATAAGTGACCCAAACTACCCGAAACACTCCTCGGAGGGGGTAGTGACTAACAGCTGTTTACTGTAGTGAACGACTATCTTGGAAAGGTAATCGTTTTTTTGCTCAGGTTATGACGTTTAAACAGCGGGAAAATTCGTCATAGCCCTACAGCGCAAAAAGGCCGGTGGTTATTTAACCACCAGCCAATAGCCGTTAGGCTAAGAAATTAAGTAATAATTACTTAACTTCAACAGAAGCGCCTGCTTCTTCTAGCTGTGCTTTAAGAGCTTCAGCTTCAGCTTTGTCAACGCCTTCTTTTAGAGGTGCTGGAGCTGAGTCTACAAGACCTTTAGCTTCTTTAAGACCTAGGCCAGTTGCGCCACGTACAGCTTTGATAACTTGTACTTTGTTAGAACCAGCAGAAGTTAGGATAACGTCGAATTCAGTTTGCTCAGCAGCAGCTTCGCCACCAGCAGCGCCGCCAGCTACAACAGCAGCTGCAGCAGATACGCCGAATTTCTCTTCCATAGCTTCGATAAGCTCAACAACTTGCATTACAGACATTTCTGCAACTGCATCTAGGATTTGCTCGTTAGTAATAGACATAACAATTCTCTTTTAAGTCAACAATAAGTTTAATTAGCAACCAGTGAAAAGCAAGGCTTATGCCGCAGCTTCTTCTTTTTGGTCACGTAGTGCAGCGATAGTACGAACCAGCTTGCCAGCAGAAGCTTCTTTCATGCACATCATTAGGCGTGCGATTGCTTCGTCGTAAGTTGGTAGTGTCGCTAGTACTTCAGCATCAGTAACTGCGCCTTCAAATGCAGCAGCTTTGATCTCGAAATCTTTGTTCTCTTTAGCGAAGTCTTTGAAAAGACGCGCTGCAGCACCTGGGTGCTCGTTAGAGAACGCGATCAGAGTTGGACCAGTGAAAGTGTCAGTTAGACACTCGTAGTCTGTACCCTGAACCGCACGGCGTGCTAGTGTGTTACGAACAACTTTCATGTAAACACCCGCTTCGCGAGCTTGTTTACGTAGAGAAGTCATTGCGCCAACTTCAACGCCACGAGAATCAGCTACAACTGCAGAAAGTGCACCATTAGCTGCTTCGTTGACTTCAGCAACAATTGCTTTTTTGTCTTGAAGATTTAAAGCCATTTGGATTAACCTCTGGTTGTGATTACAGCACTCATCACAGTGTGTCATGAGCGTTTACGATGCTAATAAACATGAATCACTTCATTTAAATTAGGCACCGCCTACGTAGGTTTTATTAAGCTATAACTCCGAAGAGTACAGCGCCTACGGTCTTGGGATAGATGATTTGAATTGCTTCAGAAATCACCCAACCACAAATATTAGGCGCAGAAGTATACACTAAATCTGCGCCTAAGCAAATTAGTTTGCTTGAGTGTTCAGGCTAGCCTGATCAACAGCAACACCAGCACCCATAGTAGTAGAGATGCTTACTTTCTTCAGGAAAGTACCTTTCGCTGAAGAAGGCTTAGCTTTCTTAAGAGCAACTAGCAGAGCTTCAAGGTTTTCTTGAATCTGGTTAGCTTCGAAAGATGCTTTACCGATAGTAGTGTGGATGATGCCGTTCTTGTCGTTACGGTAACGAACCTGACCAGCTTTAGCGTTCTTAACAGCTTCAGCAACGTTAGGAGTTACAGTACCAACTTTAGGGTTTGGCATAAGGCCGCGTGGACCTAGGATAGTACCTAGTTGACCAACAACGCGCATTGCATCTGGAGAAGCAACAACTACGTCGAAGTTCATTTCGCCTTTCTTCACTTGCTCAGCAAGATCTTCCATACCAACAACATCTGCGCCAGCTTCTTTAGCTGCTTCTGCGTTTGCACCTTGAGTGAACACAGCAACGCGGATTTCACGGCCAGTACCGTGAGGTAGCACAGTAGCGCCACGTACGTTTTGGTCAGATTTACGAGCATCGATGCCTAGGTTAACAGCAACATCAACAGACTCAACGAATTTAGCAGTAGCTAGTTCTTTAAGAAGAGCAACAGCTTCGTTGATTTCGTACTCTTTAGTTACGTCAACTTTTTCGCGGATTACGCGCATACGCTTAGTAAGTTTTGCCATCTTATTAACCCTCTACCACTAGGCCCATTGAACGAGCAGTACCAGCGATTGAACGCTTCATTGCTTCGATGTCAGCACCAGTCATATCAGCAGCTTTAGTTTCTGCGATTTCTTGGATTTGAGCGTCAGTTACAGTACCCACTTTTTCAGTGTTTGGACGACCTGAACCAGACTTAACGCCAGCAGCTTTCTTAAGAAGAACAGCAGCAGGTGGAGTCTTAGTTACGAACGTGAAAGAACGGTCGTTGTATACAGTAATAACTACTGGAGTCGGTAGACCTTTCTCAACAGATTCTGTTTTTGCGTTGAACGCTTTACAGAATTCCATGATGTTAACACCGTGTTGACCTAGAGCAGGACCAACCGGTGGCGACGGGTTTGCCATACCAGCTGCAACTTGCAGTTTGATATAAGCTTCAACTTTCTTAGCCATGATATTTCCTAATATTTGGGTACATGCGCTAGCCGTAAGGCAAGCTCCCCATAATTTCAATTAAGCTTTTTACTTCCTCAGAAGTAAAAAGGCGCGAAATTATAATCATAATTCGCGCCTTAAACAACCCTAAAAAGGTGATTTTTTATACTCTTTTAATTTGAACAAGTTGCCAATAAGTTATCCACAACTTTGTTCAACTATTCGAGTCTTAGTCCAGTTTCTCAACCTGACCAAATTCAAGCTCAACAGGTGTTGCACGACCGAAGATCGATACAGATACCTTAATGCGGCTCTTCTCGTAATCCACTTCTTCAACAGTACCGTTGAAGTCAGCAAATGGACCATCGTTCACACGAACCACTTCACCAGCTTCGAACATAGTCTTAGGACGTGGAGCTTCGCTCGCTTTCTCTAGACGGTTCAGAATCGCATCAGCTTCTTTGTCAGTGATTGGTGCAGGACGATCAGAGGTACCACCAATGAAGCCCATAACACGCGGAATGCTGCGTACTAAGTGCCATGATTCGTCATTCATGATCATCTGAACTAATACGTAGCCAGGGAAGAATTTACGTTCACTCTTACGACGTTGACCCGCGCGCATTTCCACTACTTCTTCAGTAGGTACTAGCACATCGCCAAACAGTTCTTCCATGTTGTGCATTTTAATATGTTCGCGTAGCGATTGAGCCACACGACCTTCAAAGCCAGAGAAGGCTTGAACTACATACCAACGTTTTTTTGGAGCTTCACTCATGAATCAGAACCCTCTATACCCCAGTCACAAAGGCAACAAGACGAACCATAATGCCGTCAATGCCCCATAGTGCTAGAGCCATAACAATACTTACAGCTAGAACGATCAATGTTGTTTGCATAGTTTCTTGGCGAGTAGGCCAAACCACTTTACGAATCTCCATACGAGATTCTTTTGCAAATTCGATCGCAGCTTTACCTTTAGTTGTCGTTGCTGCAACGCCTAGTGCGGCAGCAATCAGCACAACTACACCTGCAGCGCGAATTACAACTGATAATTCACCATACAGGTAATTACCCACAACAGCGGCGGCTAGCAGAACAAAAGCGACAATCCACTTCATTGTATCTGCTGCACTTGAGCTATCAGGAGTCTCAGCGTTTGCTTTCATAAAACCAACCTGTGATAAGTCTTAAATATAGACGACAATAACCCCGCTGTTGCAGGGCACATTCCTTTGCGTTGCAGAACAACACATCTAACAGTCATTTTAGTCAAAAATGATCGTTTTATTCTTTGCTAAGAGACAAAGTTGCTGTGATTTCACGCAACTCTTTTTTTAGCGCAGAAAAAGGGCATCAAATGATGCCCTTTTTACTAGTGGTTCGTCAAATCTTATGCAAAGATTTTAGCTACAACACCAGCACCTACAGTACGGCCACCTTCACGGATAGCGAAACGTAGGCCTTCGTCCATTGCGATTGGAGCGATTAGCTCAACAGTCATTTGAACGTTATCACCTGGCATTACCATCTCTACGCCTTCTGGTAGAGTGATGTCGCCTGTTACGTCAGTTGTACGGAAGTAGAACTGTGGACGGTAACCTTTGAAGAAAGGAGTGTGACGGCCGCCTTCATCTTTAGAAAGTACGTACACTTCTGACTCAAATTTAGTGTGTGGGTTGATAGAACCTTTAGCAGATAGTACTTGACCACGTTCAACTTCGTCACGCTTAGTACCACGTAGAAGTGCACCAACGTTCTCACCTGCACGACCTTCGTCAAGAAGCTTACGGAACATCTCAACACCAGTACAAGTAGTCATTGTTGTTTCTTTGATACCAACGATTTCTACTTCGTCACCTACGCGTAGGATACCACGCTCGATACGACCAGTTACAACAGTACCACGACCTTGGATCGAGAATACGTCTTCGATTGGTAGTAGGAACGGTTGGTCTACTGCACGCTCTGGCTCTGGGATGTAAGAATCTAGTGCTTCTGCAAGCTCAACGATCTTGTCTTCCCATTGCTTCTCGCCGTTTAGTGCGCCAAGAGCTGAACCTTGGATTACTGGTAGGTCATCACCTGGGAATTCGTACTCAGAAAGAAGTTCACGAACTTCCATTTCTACTAGTTCTAGTAGCTCTTCGTCATCAACCATGTCACATTTGTTCATGAATACGATGATGTAAGGGATACCAACTTGACGACCAAGTAGGATGTGCTCACGAGTTTGAGGCATTGGGCCGTCAGTCGCAGCAACAACTAGGATACCGCCGTCCATTTGTGCAGCACCAGTGATCATGTTTTTAACATAATCCGCGTGTCCTGGACAGTCTACGTGTGCGTAGTGACGTGATGGAGTGTCGTACTCAACGTGAGAAGTTGCGATTGTGATACCGCGCTCACGCTCTTCTGGAGCGTTATCGATAGATGCGAAGTCTTTCGCTTCACCACCGTACACTTTTGCAAGTGTAGTACAGATAGCAGCAGTTAGAGTTGTTTTACCGTGGTCAACGTGGCCGATAGTACCAACGTTTACGTGCGGTTTCGTACGTTCAAATTTTTCTTTAGACATGGGGTGTCCCTCTAGGTACGGATTAAGTGGCTTTGATGACCACGCAACCAAAAAAAATGGTTTTTTTTAATTTAAAGGAGAAAGAAGCTTTAGACTGGTGCTGATACCCAGATTTGAACTGGGGACCTCACCCTTACCAAGGGTGCGCTCTACCGACTGAGCTATATCAGCACACAAATTTGAGTTGGAGCGTGCAGCGGGAATCGAACCCGCATCATCAGCTTGGAAGGCTGAGGTAATAGCCATTATACGATGCACGCAACACGTAACTCTGTTTGAGCTATTTAACCTTTAGAATATGGTGGAGGGGGACGGATTCGAACCATCGAAGGCAGTGCCGGCAGATTTACAGTCTGCTCCCTTTGGCCACTCGGGAACCCCTCCAAATTTTTAAGCTTTCTTCTCGCTCCCTTAGGAGGTAAGAAAGTGGTGCCGACTACCGGAATCGAACTGGTGACCTACTGATTACAAGTCAGTTGCTCTACCTACTGAGCTAAGTCGGCACAAGTGGGGCGCATTTTATTGAATGATTTTCCACCTTGCAATAGTAAATTGAAAAAAAATGGAAAAATCTAATAAGTAATGAAATTTAGCGGGTATTTCTTATTAAGTTTGTACCTTTAATCCACATCTCTCTCACGAATATATTTTATTTATTCATCGCATGATGTATTTTCCATGCACTTGTTTTGTAACCCACTATAGAGTTTTTATGAGCCCATTTATGTCATTTGACCGCGAACGCTGGTCTGAACTAAGAAATTTAGTTCCCATGACACTGTCTGAGAATGACTTAAAAGAGCTTCAAGGGATCAATGAAAAATTGACGATGGAAGAAGCGGTAGAGATCTACCTTCCCCTTTCTCGTCTATTAAACCTCTATGTGGCTGCAAGACAGAACCGCAACTCTGTACTTCAACAATTTCTGGACAAAGACGAGAAAGCGCCCCCTTTTGTGATTGGAATTGCAGGCAGTGTTGCTGTGGGGAAAAGCACAACGGCTCGACTACTGAAAGCACTACTCTCTCGCTGGGATAATCACCCAAAGGTCGAATTAGTTACGACTGATGGCTTTTTGTACCCAAATGAAGTCCTTGAAGAGAAGGGCCTGATGAGTAAAAAAGGCTTTCCTGAGTCCTATGATATTAAGCGCTTGGTGAAGTTTGTTTCCGACGTCAAAGCATGCAAACGTAACGTGCAAGCTCCTGTCTATTCACACCTAACCTATAACATCACAGATGAAGTAAAAGAAGTCGACCTTCCGGATGTTTTGATCATTGAAGGGTTGAACGTGTTACAGAGTGGTATGAACTACCCACATGAGCCGCATCGTGTCTTTATCTCAGACTTCCTCGATTTCTCACTCTATGTCGACGCAGACAGTTCGCAAATCCAAGAGTGGTATGTAAATCGATTTATGAAGTTCCGTGAGGGTGCATTTGCCAAACCAGGTTCTTACTTTAGTCACTACACTCTGCTCAATGACCAAGAAGCTGTCGATAAAGCCCAGAATATCTGGAAGTCGATTAATGGTCTCAACTTAGAGCAGAATATTTTGCCGACTAGAGAAAGAGCGCACCTTATTCTACGTAAGGGCGCTGATCATATGGTTGAAGAGGTCTTATTACGCAAGTAGTAGCCGAGCTGTAATAGATAGGGTATCGATTAATCCGCTTTGCGCAGTGAGATTTCACCACCAATATAGGCTTCAACACCATTTTCCGTTTCCAGTAAAACGGCACCCTGCTCATTAATGCCTTTAACTGTACCCTCTATCTCGCGCGGCCCAATAATCAGGCGTACTGAGCGCCCTAAAAAGTTATCTAATCGGTTCCAGCGTCCAACGAAGTCGGTCATTCCCTTGAGCTCATACTCATCGAGCGCTTTATACCAAGCATTAATCAACGCCTGTGCAAGCTCATTT
It encodes the following:
- the rpoB gene encoding DNA-directed RNA polymerase subunit beta, whose amino-acid sequence is MVYSYTEKKRIRKDFGTRPQVLDIPYLLSIQLDSFDKFIEQDPEGQYGLEAAFRSVFPIQSYNGNSELQYVSYRLGEPVFDVKECQIRGVTYSKPLRVKLRLVIFDKDAPAGTVKDIKEQEVYMGEIPLMTDNGTFVINGTERVIVSQLHRSPGVFFDSDKGKTHSSGKVLYNARVIPYRGSWLDFEFDPKDNLFVRIDRRRKLPASIILRALGKSTEEILDLFFEKVNFEVKDQTLLMELVPDRLRGETASFDIEADGKVYVETGRRVTARHIRQLEKDGVEHIEVPVEYIVGKVASKDYINEATGEIIVGANQEISLEALANLSQAGHKALEVLFTNDLDHGPFMSDTLRADSTVDRISALVEIYRMMRPGEPPTKEAAEALFESLFFSEERYDLSTVGRMKFNSSIEREEEEERGTLDESDIIEVMKKLIAIRNGKGEVDDIDHLGNRRIRSVGEMAENQFRVGLVRVERAVKERLSLGDLDAIMPQDLINAKPISAAVKEFFGSSQLSQFMDQNNPLSEVTHKRRISALGPGGLTRERAGFEVRDVHVTHYGRLCPIETPEGPNIGLINSLSAFARCNDYGFLETPYRRVVDGVVTDEVDYLSAIQEGQFVIAQANTVLTEEGTFADELITARQKGESGLHPRDHVDYMDVATNQVVSIAASLIPFLEHDDANRALMGANMQRQAVPTLKADKPLVGTGIERNIAVDSGVTAVAKRGGMIQSVDASRIVVKVNEDELVPGEAGIDIYNLTKYTRSNQNTCINQRPTVLPGEPVSRGDVLADGPSTDLGELALGQNMRIAFMPWNGYNFEDSILVSERVVQEDRFTTIHIQELSCVARDTKLGSEEITADIPNVGESALSKLDESGIVYIGAEVKGGDILVGKVTPKGETQLTPEEKLLRAIFGEKASDVKDTSLRVPNSVSGTIIDVQVFTRDGVEKDKRALEIEQMQLKEAKKDLTEEFQILEGGLLNRVKAVLLSGGYSEAKLDAIGRKKWLEQALEDDALQSQLEQLAEQWDELKADFDKKFETKRRKITQGDDLAPGVLKIVKVYLAVKRRIQPGDKMAGRHGNKGVISKINPVEDMPYDEKGQPVDIVLNPLGVPSRMNIGQILEVHLGLAAKGIGDKINQMVKEQQELHKFREFLQKVYDLGDTRQKVDIAELSDDQVRTLIKNLRGGLPIATPVFDGASEALIKELLKLGDLPESGQLTLFDGRTGDAFERPVTVGYMYMLKLNHLVDDKMHARSTGSYSLVTQQPLGGKAQFGGQRFGEMEVWALEAYGAAYTLQEMLTVKSDDVNGRTKMYKNIVDGNHSMEPGMPESFNVLLKEIRSLGINIELEDEE
- the rplL gene encoding 50S ribosomal protein L7/L12; translation: MSITNEQILDAVAEMSVMQVVELIEAMEEKFGVSAAAAVVAGGAAGGEAAAEQTEFDVILTSAGSNKVQVIKAVRGATGLGLKEAKGLVDSAPAPLKEGVDKAEAEALKAQLEEAGASVEVK
- the rplJ gene encoding 50S ribosomal protein L10, producing MALNLQDKKAIVAEVNEAANGALSAVVADSRGVEVGAMTSLRKQAREAGVYMKVVRNTLARRAVQGTDYECLTDTFTGPTLIAFSNEHPGAAARLFKDFAKENKDFEIKAAAFEGAVTDAEVLATLPTYDEAIARLMMCMKEASAGKLVRTIAALRDQKEEAAA
- the rplA gene encoding 50S ribosomal protein L1, which codes for MAKLTKRMRVIREKVDVTKEYEINEAVALLKELATAKFVESVDVAVNLGIDARKSDQNVRGATVLPHGTGREIRVAVFTQGANAEAAKEAGADVVGMEDLAEQVKKGEMNFDVVVASPDAMRVVGQLGTILGPRGLMPNPKVGTVTPNVAEAVKNAKAGQVRYRNDKNGIIHTTIGKASFEANQIQENLEALLVALKKAKPSSAKGTFLKKVSISTTMGAGVAVDQASLNTQAN
- the rplK gene encoding 50S ribosomal protein L11 codes for the protein MAKKVEAYIKLQVAAGMANPSPPVGPALGQHGVNIMEFCKAFNAKTESVEKGLPTPVVITVYNDRSFTFVTKTPPAAVLLKKAAGVKSGSGRPNTEKVGTVTDAQIQEIAETKAADMTGADIEAMKRSIAGTARSMGLVVEG
- the nusG gene encoding transcription termination/antitermination protein NusG, translating into MSEAPKKRWYVVQAFSGFEGRVAQSLREHIKMHNMEELFGDVLVPTEEVVEMRAGQRRKSERKFFPGYVLVQMIMNDESWHLVRSIPRVMGFIGGTSDRPAPITDKEADAILNRLEKASEAPRPKTMFEAGEVVRVNDGPFADFNGTVEEVDYEKSRIKVSVSIFGRATPVELEFGQVEKLD